One Echinicola strongylocentroti DNA window includes the following coding sequences:
- a CDS encoding FtsK/SpoIIIE family DNA translocase: MASNTYKSNTFRKKEKAKKKKSSFNFSLGALKDKKIGLSFGILFMMIGLFLFFAFLGYLFTGPADQSVVTGGDPEISLRKNAAEARNWLGYAGAYVSHWLIFRWFGLAAFLLPPFLFLLGFKWAFKKSLIPMTQYSAFGLFFVFWLGLLLGYVVHILKGFSYLQFLSGGFGYEMAVLADEFLGWGTFILIFGSLLIFVVFFFNITHIDWLQSDLKADDPIPDHEPSAPVAKEARGSKEPIEEEMVQEDELMVEEEVQEEEDEQSWTIKSKQPEKKKAPASEPTFNIEELETADDIQEEEKAADDKKFTVETGTHEEKKVSEVENLDPYDPTLDLPSYQYPSIDLLNEYDQQKVTVTRQELEENKNKIVETLVNFKIGIQEIKATIGPTVTLYEIVPDPGVKISKIKNLEDDIALSLAALGIRIIAPIPGKGTIGIEVPNKNRELVAAGSVLGTEKFMKSDKDLPVALGKTISNEVFVFDLAKMPHLLMAGATGQGKSVGLNVILASLVYKKHPSQLKFVLVDPKKVELTLFNKIERHFLAKLPNAEDAIITDTKKVIYTLNSLCIEMDNRYDLLKDAGCRNLKEYNAKFVARKLNPEKGHKFMPYIVLVIDELADLMMTAGKEIEAPIARLAQLARAIGIHLVVATQRPSVNVITGIIKANFPARLSFRVTSKVDSRTILDAGGAEQLIGMGDMLLSQGSDVIRIQCAFLDTPEVERVCEWIGEQRGYSDAYLLPEFEGEDGDSNVGEVDLSDRDPLFEDAARLIVMHQQGSTSLIQRKLKLGYNRAGRIIDQLEAAGVVGAFEGSKAREVLIQDEVSLEQLLSSL, translated from the coding sequence ATGGCTTCAAATACATATAAATCAAATACTTTCAGGAAAAAGGAAAAAGCCAAAAAGAAGAAAAGCTCCTTTAACTTTTCATTGGGAGCATTAAAAGACAAGAAAATAGGGCTGTCATTCGGGATACTGTTTATGATGATAGGACTGTTTCTGTTTTTTGCTTTTTTGGGTTACCTGTTTACTGGCCCAGCTGACCAAAGTGTGGTGACAGGTGGTGATCCTGAAATCTCCTTACGGAAAAACGCTGCCGAAGCACGAAATTGGTTGGGATATGCTGGTGCTTACGTTTCGCATTGGCTGATATTTCGGTGGTTTGGCTTGGCTGCCTTTTTATTGCCGCCATTCTTGTTTTTACTTGGCTTCAAATGGGCCTTTAAGAAATCCCTTATCCCCATGACACAGTACAGTGCGTTTGGACTGTTCTTTGTATTTTGGCTGGGGCTGTTGCTGGGCTATGTGGTACATATTCTGAAAGGCTTCAGCTACCTACAGTTTTTGAGTGGAGGATTTGGCTATGAAATGGCCGTGCTAGCGGATGAATTCCTAGGCTGGGGAACGTTTATCTTGATTTTTGGATCACTGCTGATCTTTGTGGTGTTTTTCTTTAATATCACGCATATTGACTGGCTGCAGAGTGATTTAAAAGCTGATGACCCAATTCCTGATCATGAGCCTTCAGCTCCCGTCGCAAAAGAGGCAAGGGGCAGCAAGGAGCCTATCGAGGAAGAAATGGTCCAAGAGGATGAGCTTATGGTAGAGGAAGAAGTGCAAGAGGAAGAGGATGAACAAAGCTGGACCATCAAGTCCAAGCAACCTGAGAAGAAGAAAGCACCAGCTTCTGAGCCTACATTCAATATTGAAGAGCTCGAAACTGCCGATGATATCCAAGAAGAAGAAAAAGCAGCTGACGACAAGAAGTTTACCGTAGAGACTGGTACACATGAAGAAAAGAAAGTCAGTGAAGTAGAAAACCTGGATCCTTATGACCCTACGCTTGACCTGCCAAGTTACCAATACCCGAGTATTGACCTGCTGAATGAGTATGATCAGCAGAAAGTGACGGTAACACGCCAAGAGCTGGAAGAAAACAAAAACAAGATCGTCGAAACCCTGGTCAATTTTAAGATCGGTATTCAAGAGATCAAAGCGACCATTGGTCCCACGGTGACACTCTATGAGATTGTCCCTGATCCAGGGGTGAAGATTTCCAAGATCAAAAACCTGGAAGATGACATCGCCCTGAGTTTGGCGGCACTGGGGATTAGGATCATCGCGCCCATTCCTGGAAAAGGCACCATTGGTATAGAAGTCCCCAACAAAAACAGGGAACTGGTAGCTGCTGGATCCGTGCTGGGAACGGAAAAATTCATGAAAAGCGATAAAGACCTCCCTGTAGCACTGGGCAAAACCATTAGCAACGAAGTCTTTGTCTTTGACCTTGCCAAAATGCCCCACCTGCTGATGGCCGGTGCCACGGGGCAGGGTAAGTCCGTTGGTCTGAATGTGATCTTGGCATCACTGGTGTACAAGAAGCACCCCTCGCAATTGAAATTTGTATTGGTCGATCCGAAGAAAGTGGAATTGACCCTGTTCAATAAGATAGAACGGCATTTCCTTGCCAAGCTGCCCAATGCCGAAGATGCGATCATCACCGATACCAAGAAAGTCATCTACACGCTAAATTCCCTGTGTATCGAGATGGACAACAGGTATGATCTTCTGAAAGATGCGGGCTGCCGAAACCTGAAAGAATACAATGCCAAATTTGTAGCGCGTAAACTCAATCCTGAAAAAGGACATAAATTCATGCCTTATATTGTGCTGGTCATTGATGAATTGGCGGACTTGATGATGACGGCAGGTAAGGAAATCGAAGCGCCCATTGCTCGTTTGGCGCAGCTGGCGAGGGCAATCGGGATTCACTTGGTGGTGGCCACCCAACGACCTTCCGTCAATGTGATTACCGGTATCATCAAAGCGAACTTCCCTGCAAGGCTTTCTTTCCGTGTGACTTCCAAAGTGGACAGTAGGACCATTCTGGACGCAGGAGGAGCCGAACAGCTCATTGGTATGGGGGATATGCTCTTGTCCCAAGGATCTGATGTGATCCGGATACAGTGCGCTTTCTTGGATACTCCAGAGGTAGAACGGGTCTGTGAGTGGATAGGTGAGCAGCGAGGATACAGTGACGCCTACCTTTTGCCTGAATTTGAAGGCGAGGATGGGGACAGTAATGTCGGAGAAGTGGATTTGTCTGATCGTGACCCTCTTTTTGAAGATGCCGCTAGGTTGATCGTCATGCATCAGCAAGGAAGCACATCGCTGATTCAGAGGAAGTTAAAACTTGGATACAATCGTGCTGGCAGAATTATCGACCAATTGGAAGCCGCCGGTGTGGTGGGGGCTTTTGAAGGGAGCAAAGCAAGGGAAGTATTAATTCAAGACGAAGTTAGTTTGGAACAGTTATTGAGTAGCCTCTAA
- a CDS encoding LolA family protein produces the protein MLKKIILLSLLIGCIQTNLWAQKDPDAKALLDQMSERYQSLDGLKATFEYYYYNELDGASQRSTGEVAVNGDRYKLVLPDQEVYNNGETVWTFIKSNNYQEVTVNTVSENTDELTPSSIYNLYKKGYDYELKGEENQNGKNIQEILLTAESAKAQFQKIILFVDKDHKDLLAWEVSDSDGGTFKYEFNEVDTDVNLGKSFFTFDPKKHPGVEVIDLR, from the coding sequence ATGTTAAAGAAAATCATACTACTCAGTCTGCTTATAGGCTGTATACAGACCAATTTATGGGCACAAAAAGATCCTGACGCCAAGGCGCTTCTGGATCAAATGAGTGAGCGCTACCAGTCCCTGGATGGGCTTAAAGCCACCTTTGAATATTACTATTACAATGAGCTGGACGGAGCCAGTCAGCGAAGCACTGGTGAAGTGGCCGTCAATGGCGACCGATACAAATTGGTTTTGCCGGATCAGGAGGTTTATAATAACGGCGAGACGGTCTGGACTTTTATCAAATCCAATAATTATCAGGAAGTCACCGTCAATACCGTCAGTGAAAACACTGACGAACTCACGCCATCCAGCATCTATAACCTGTACAAAAAAGGATATGATTACGAGCTTAAAGGTGAGGAAAACCAAAATGGAAAAAACATCCAAGAAATCTTACTCACAGCTGAAAGTGCCAAAGCACAATTCCAAAAAATCATTTTGTTTGTAGATAAGGACCATAAGGATTTATTGGCTTGGGAAGTATCGGATAGTGACGGGGGCACCTTCAAGTATGAGTTTAATGAAGTGGACACTGATGTCAATCTAGGGAA